The DNA sequence AATACCAAATATATATCTATCAGCAAATCAAACCTTCAATAACTAAAGCTTGAAGATGAAGTAATTACTCCATCAACAGCCTTCACACAATATATGGTGCCCATAGTCTCACAGTAATGGCCATGTATGTCCATGGAGAGACGTTTATATATCCCTGTAATTCCTATTTCTGAGCTTGAGGTCAAATACCTGAAGACGTTCATATGCTTTCTGCACAGCAAGAAACTTTTCCCTTCCCTCAGGATTCTTGTCAGGATGATATTTCATTGCAAGCTTTCTATATTGTCGCTTGAGCTTTTCTTCATCAATGTTCTCAATCTGCTGTGATATGCTAGTTATCTCCTTAGAAGTCTCAAAAGCATACTTCTTTCTGGCATCTTCACTTGAGACATCTCCTGGTGACATCTCCAATATACTGCAAGCATCTCCTTCAGAGAGATCCATAGGTCTCCGTGTTAACTCTTCACGCCACATTACCAATAATGACTGCAGAAACTCAACATGTTCAACAATTGGCCAATTTGGAAAGCAAATCTCATCACACAAGTTTCGAAGGTAATATCGGTGACACCACATTTCATCTCTAAGCTCAGGATAGGTCACAGGTGGCATGGGCGCATATTCATATAAAGAATGACAGTGCTGTGACAACTTCTGGGGAAAATCACCCAGATGCTGCAAAACCTGGTGGAAAGAAAATGAGTACATGATGTCAGGAGTACAGTGTAAATATCAGTTCTTAGCCTTTCCATAAACAAGTGACCAGAAAACAATGAAGCACATACTGCATATGCCTAAGTTGAAGTTACCTACTTGTCGAATCAGATTATCTGCTCGCATTTTGTGCGTCCATATAATCTCTGGAGTATCAGAATCTGAAACCATTGCAGCTGTAAAAGCAGCTGGACCACTACGCTCCAGTACATACAGCAAAGATTCAGGAAGAAGCCCACCCAACACACTGCGTTTTGCAAGAGGCAATGATGAAGAAACAGCAGCTTCTTCACCACCATGGAATGCTTGATGGACATGAGTCACAGCAAACAGTTGTGCAATGGAAAGCAGATTGGATCCAGGGTATGATAATGCAAAATAGAATGCACCTGTGCTGTAAAGACGTATCATAGCCTTGGGATTTATGGTCACAACAGCCTTCAACAATGCTGCAGCAGCCTCCACAATACTTGGTTCCCCAGAAAGCATAGCCTATGCAAGCAAGCAGATAATAAATGAGGCAGTAACTTTATGAATTAATGGTTACAATGACTGAGGAATCAACTTCTTTAAAGGAAAATGACATTATTATCTAAACCTGGTATTCATTCAATCAAGATATTCAGAAAATGAAAGGATGCAACACTTATCAAACCCTTCATCCTTTACAATATGCATGCACATCTTGGAAGTCCTCCAAAGTTGACTAAAAATAAGGACACCAAATTCCAATCTCATAAAGTTTGCATAAAAGTCTTAGCTACACCTCAAGTGCATCACAAAAGCATGAATACATGACTAGGAGGAACATCTCAGGAAATTACCTGGGCAATATGTGGAAAGCATCGAGGACTTGAAAGGATATGCTTTACCCTTGGTGTTGGGGTAACTATCTCCCCAGCATCATCTAAGTCTGAATGTGCAGCTACCATGCTCTGTACAATGGACAATGCTGCATCCCCTACCTACATCAATATCCACCAATTAACAGATATCATGGGGGAAAAAGCAGAGGAAACAAAACAATGGACAATTTAAACAGGATGTGACAAAAGAAACGCATTAACTGAGCATATTTGTTGCATATGCACAAAACAGTTCTTCTAAAACTAGTAATGTACaaacccacatcaacaatattcataaaatataaagGAACTAGATAACTGAGAGTAAAAATTTACGAGAACGTAAAGTTGCAAGGACATTTGAGAATCACATAAAGATGGTATTCTGGCTACAGACAGCAACCGCATGAAGATCAGAATCAAGAACATGCCTCAATGGTACCTACCTGAGATGATGTGAGGACTGGAACACGAACAGCTAATGCCCAACGAAGTTCACGGATATCAAGCAATCTCTTCCACTCCACCATTCCAGAAGCCCAGCACTTGGTTGTCcagtcaatttctttctttgacCAAAACCCTCTGATAGCATCCTTCTCAACAGGTCCAACTTGTGCACCATCCTTGCCAATAAACATCCATTCTTTAAGTGGCTCCATAAAAGCAGTAGCAGCTAATAAATTAGACTGTAAAGGGATGGAAGTTCTTTCTGACGCTTCATGAACAACTGTCAGCAAATCAACAGCCAATACACATCCTCCAACCACAACACAAGCTTCCACATTAGACAGAACCTTCATTAAAACCTGCAGACAAAGCCTCCACAAATTAAGTACAGGGTGAAGCCAAGAAACAAAAGATAATGAATCATCTAGAAAAAGACAAACAACAAAATAACAATAGACTGATATACCTTCAAAAGGAGGAGAAGGCGGTGCCTCAAAGCTCTATCGTCTGTCCTATCTAAAAGAACTGTAATATGTGCAGTACCCTCAAAAGGACCTATTGTAATGTAATGCTGTTCATACACAATGGCCATTGCTCTTGCACAAAGCTCCCTTACTGAAGAGCCTCCCCCTCCCCCAAAACCATCTAATCTTCCCATATCACACCGATCATCTGATGCACCCAGTTCATCAGGGACAGCACCATCTACTGTAAGCCCTGTGTCTGCATCACATAAAAATTGATGATAGAGTGCCCTAAAGAAAGCTACAGAATCACGCAGCGGAAAATCCTGTGCCCTGCCGCTGCTACCACTATCAAGAAGCAAACGCAGATAATATTGACCTACACATACTTCTTTCGATAAGCTAGGATAACTCACGTTGAACTCAGAATAGTTCCAAGATATCTGTGGTACACTATCTTGTCCAGTCATTGTCTCTATTATCGTCCCTCCTGGAACAATATCTTCAGTACGTTCCTTCTCAACATCAAGTTTATGAACCTCAGCCTGCAAAGCCTCCCTCAGTTCTTGCCTTGTGCGCTCATTCCATATCAGGTCAGGACGATTGTGATCAAGGCTAAATGCTCGCCAAAATTCATGCCAATTACAGAGTAGCCGACCAGAACCCACAGGTGTCTTCTCCACAACAACCTGTGCAGGAGCTAGAAGGCCTGTGTTCTGGAAATCAGCCACATGAGTATCAGAGTCAACTGAATTACAAACATCTGGTTCTGCTGTCTCATGTATATTGGTTGAAGGTCTATCAGCTGAAGCAGGTGAATGCTCATTTTGCAAAGCCACTACAGAGGGAGCATCACTAGTCAAATTTTCAACTGTGTGAAAAGTAGAAGATTGTCCACAATGTGGATCCAAAGCATATGGTTGATAGTTTTCTGATCCTTTAAGACCACCAGCATTTGCCTGCCTCACTGGATCACCACCTTCATGGTTAACTGGATCTTGAGACGTAATTCCTCTCCCAAAATGACCTCTCTGCTGCTTAAGTGAACGTCTCTTTCTCCTACTAATCAATGATACTTCTTGATTTGCATCTTCAAGTTGAACTCCATCAGAGCGTGTGTGCAAATAAGCAACAAGCCCAGGAGGCAGAACCCTAGACAATAAATCTAAAGCTGGTTGATATGAATCAGCCCAAAGAGCAACAAGTTGTCGACTAACCTCACGACGCTCACCAGCAGGAAGGTAAAAAGCATGCAATAAATGCCTCAGCAAAGAAGCATCACGCAAAGAAGCATCACGCATGGATTCTGCTGCAATTGCATCTTCTTCTGCAATTGTACGCATGATCACAGCAACTGTTTCCCTTACACTTTCAGCAGGATGTGCAAACAATGCAAATAAGCGACGCTTCAAACCAGCTACCTGTCGTAACAATTCAACAAAAACTGTGTATTCTGTAGTTTCACCATGTGGTTCACATATCATTGCCTCAAGAACTTCGACAACAGCCATTGACAACAAAGGTGATACGGACATCGGTTTCAATCGGTTGGCAAGGATAATAACATAACCATTATGAGCAAACAAGACAGACTTTGTGTGCATTATTGTGGCATGCTGCTCTCCTTTGGAATCTATCAATAAACTGGGATCTATAGGACCACTTCCAATAAGAGCTGCAACAAGTCCTGCAGCTTCAGCTGCTACACCCTCAGAACCATTTCTAAGCAATCCCATTATTCTTCCAACAGCAGCAGGAAAAGACATTACATGTGAAGCTGCACTTCTTGAAGCCAATAATCTACGTAAACATGAAATGAAACCCATCACTGTTGCAGCTGCTTTAGGAGAAGAAGGTGGTAAGGGAGGAGATTCTGGAGGAAGATTTGGTGTAGCTGGAAGCATTGTAATCAAGGCCATTAAAGCTACCTCCGGCACTTCAATATTAGGAGGAACTCCACTAAATGGAATACAAGCATTGAACTCCCTTATTCTACGCCACAATTTAGCTCTTGAACCAGGCATTGATCCACCTTCAGCAACAGCATCCTTAGCAGCTGCAGCTAAGTGTTTCAAATGCATGGACGCACTCTCCACGTCAACAGTAGGGCGTCGGGTTCCTAGTAATAAATGAACTCTCCCACAAGGTGGATCAATGCAATGACCAGGCATAGTCAACCTAGGTAATACAGGTACTGGGTTCTGAACCTGCATAAGTAGATGGTACACCCAAAAGTCAACAACACATTAAGCTGCCCTAACAAATATTTGTACTAAATGATATATAGATGGGTTAATCAAAAGAATATGCAGCATTAGATTTCCAACTACTTCTATGGCTATAAAACCTACCAATAACCTGTTAACAAACAGGGAACAGATATACCTACTTCTGTTTGCAATACATCCCGAACTGCTGCAAGTAAGCTATCACGAGACGTGCTTGCATAAACCTATATTCAAGCCctaaatattagaaaattatgCCATAGTAAATCTAAACTTAAAAAAAAGGACTATCAATGCTCACATGTATAGGGCATCCATCATTGTACTCAATAGCAAACATTTGAGGCTCCTCAGCAAATCGAATAAGTGACCTTACTGCAGATAAAGGACGAACAGTAATAGCCTGCAGACATCTAATGAAGATTCTCAGCAATTGATATGTATTACATGTATGCATAGCTATATATGCATTGAATACATCTAACAAACAAGGTTGACATCTCAGTCTCAGACCAGGCAAGCAGCATAACATGGAAACTATTCTAGTATCTACCTCAATCCCCATATCGTGTAATTTTTCATCAACTTACTTCATAGTTTTCTGGGCGCCTTTCAACAAGAGAAGCCTTTGTTAGAATAAATTGACGAGAGACAGCATCACCATGATCTCCAAGTCCACCTTTTGGGCCAATTCCCAAACCCACTCCAGGAACATTTAGAGTTCCATGAGCAGCAGATCGCAACCTTGTTACAGACCAACCCCCACAAGGGGTTTCCTCTGCTCCAACTGCTTCCTTTGCTGAGTTTTCAAATAAttgcataattaattaaaatataaacaatGAAAAAACAGAGGATAGAGAAGATCAATGAAGTGTTCATAAATAGGTACCCCTCTGCTTGATATACTCTATTATACTCAGGGTTTGAGAACTGTCTACCGAAAGTGATACCCCAACCATTGACGTAGCAGTTTTAGTCTGCAAAAGCACATTCAATGTAATTAGTCTCCATGAAACTATGTTCTGCAGCagcaaaatgataaaataagtaCATGAACATGATACAACAATAATTTATAAAGAGGGAGACCATGGAGCAAAAAATGCAAGTTTAAACTGTTATAGGAGGTAAATATGTATGgatattttatatatgttaGATTTGTTGAATCCCACGTCGCTTTGGAAAATGGATAAAGTGCCCCTTATACAGGCAATAGCCACTCCTCCTTCAaaggggtgagttaggcctggcccaaatttaatatgatatcaAAGCTTCCCTATCCGATACTGGGCTTCCCATAATATGTCACACCAGTAAAGTTTTGGGCGTGAGGATGTGTTGAATCCCATATCGCTTTGGGAATGGGGTAAAGTACCCTTTAAATGGGCCATAGGAACTCCTTTTcttgaactagtttttgggTTGGGTTAGGCCTAACTCAGATTTAACATAGTATTAGAGCCTCCCATCCAATGTTGGGCCTCCCATGATATGTCACGCACTAGTAA is a window from the Manihot esculenta cultivar AM560-2 chromosome 16, M.esculenta_v8, whole genome shotgun sequence genome containing:
- the LOC110603898 gene encoding dnaJ homolog subfamily C GRV2 isoform X4: MPGHCIDPPCGRVHLLLGTRRPTVDVESASMHLKHLAAAAKDAVAEGGSMPGSRAKLWRRIREFNACIPFSGVPPNIEVPEVALMALITMLPATPNLPPESPPLPPSSPKAAATVMGFISCLRRLLASRSAASHVMSFPAAVGRIMGLLRNGSEGVAAEAAGLVAALIGSGPIDPSLLIDSKGEQHATIMHTKSVLFAHNGYVIILANRLKPMSVSPLLSMAVVEVLEAMICEPHGETTEYTVFVELLRQVAGLKRRLFALFAHPAESVRETVAVIMRTIAEEDAIAAESMRDASLRDASLLRHLLHAFYLPAGERREVSRQLVALWADSYQPALDLLSRVLPPGLVAYLHTRSDGVQLEDANQEVSLISRRKRRSLKQQRGHFGRGITSQDPVNHEGGDPVRQANAGGLKGSENYQPYALDPHCGQSSTFHTVENLTSDAPSVVALQNEHSPASADRPSTNIHETAEPDVCNSVDSDTHVADFQNTGLLAPAQVVVEKTPVGSGRLLCNWHEFWRAFSLDHNRPDLIWNERTRQELREALQAEVHKLDVEKERTEDIVPGGTIIETMTGQDSVPQISWNYSEFNVSYPSLSKEVCVGQYYLRLLLDSGSSGRAQDFPLRDSVAFFRALYHQFLCDADTGLTVDGAVPDELGASDDRCDMGRLDGFGGGGGSSVRELCARAMAIVYEQHYITIGPFEGTAHITVLLDRTDDRALRHRLLLLLKVLMKVLSNVEACVVVGGCVLAVDLLTVVHEASERTSIPLQSNLLAATAFMEPLKEWMFIGKDGAQVGPVEKDAIRGFWSKKEIDWTTKCWASGMVEWKRLLDIRELRWALAVRVPVLTSSQVGDAALSIVQSMVAAHSDLDDAGEIVTPTPRVKHILSSPRCFPHIAQAMLSGEPSIVEAAAALLKAVVTINPKAMIRLYSTGAFYFALSYPGSNLLSIAQLFAVTHVHQAFHGGEEAAVSSSLPLAKRSVLGGLLPESLLYVLERSGPAAFTAAMVSDSDTPEIIWTHKMRADNLIRQVLQHLGDFPQKLSQHCHSLYEYAPMPPVTYPELRDEMWCHRYYLRNLCDEICFPNWPIVEHVEFLQSLLVMWREELTRRPMDLSEGDACSILEMSPGDVSSEDARKKYAFETSKEITSISQQIENIDEEKLKRQYRKLAMKYHPDKNPEGREKFLAVQKAYERLQATMQGLQGPQPWRLLLLLKGQCILYRRYGNVLEPFKYAGYPMLLNAVTVDNDDNNFLSSDRARLLVAASELTWLTCASSSLNGGELVRDGGIKLLATLLSRCMCVVQLTTSASEPSAVIVTNVMHTFSVLSQFESARAEMLELSGLVDDIVHCTELELVPDAVDAALQTIAHVSVSSEFQDALLRTGVLWYLLPLLLQYDATAEESDKTESHGVGSSVQIAKNMHAIRASQALSRLSGLCIDGSSTPYNAPAADALRALLTPKLASMLKDQLPKDLLSKLNTNLESPEIIWNSSTRAELLKFVDEQRASIGPNGSYSLKDSQVFSYEALSKEIFVGNVYLRVYNDQPEFEISEPEAFCVALIDFISFLVRNQFPVVSDAQSKLSSSGSSLETSETQNNTTDVSINGLDLDDSSAVSDGKSTDEEEMKLVKNLKLGLTALKNLLTSNPNLASIFSSKEKLLPLFECFSMPISSDGNILHLCLDVLSLLTAYARCLEAMVADGSSLLLLLQMLHSAPSCREGALHVLYTLASTPELAWAAAKHGGVVYILELLLPLQKDIPLQQRAAAASLLGKLVGQPMHGPRVAITLARFLPDGLVSIIRDGPGEAVVSVIEQTTETPELVWTPAMAASLSDQIATMASDLYHEQMKGRIVDWDVPEQASGQQEMRDEPQVGGIYVRLFLKDPKFPLRNPKRFLEGLLDQYLSSIAATHYDTQPMDPELPLLLSAALVSLLRVHPALADHVGYLGYVPKLVAAVAYEGRRETMSSEEVKNGNYAEKTYASDDSSTSPAQIPKERGRLSCLRVLHQLAASTICAEAMAATSAGTLQVVPLLMRAIGWQGGSILALETLKRVVVAGNRARDALVAQGLKVGLVEVLLGILDWRAGGRSGLCSQMKWNESEASIGRVLAIEVLHAFATEGAHCNKVSEILNASDVWSAYKDQRHDLFLPWSVQSAAAGVADLIENSSPTLTYALTAPPPQAPAPTTLDSNGKESLIQ